In Staphylococcus saccharolyticus, one genomic interval encodes:
- a CDS encoding acetoin reductase, with amino-acid sequence MSKTAIVTGSAGGLGKGIAERLANDGFNVVLQDINEELLLETEKEFKGKGFNAVAFRSDVSKKKEQEELVQFAVTEFGQLDVMVNNAGVDAVTSILEIGEDELKKLFSINVFGTLFGIQAAAKQFMKQNSKGKIINACSIAGHESYEVLGTYSATKHSVRSFTQTAAKELADKGITVNAYCPGIAKTKMWDRIDEEMVKLDDSLEIGDAFAEFSSAIKLGRYQEPTDVANLVSFLASKDSNYITGQSILTDGGLVYR; translated from the coding sequence ATGAGTAAAACAGCAATCGTTACAGGTTCAGCAGGTGGTTTAGGAAAAGGCATTGCAGAGCGACTTGCTAATGATGGTTTTAATGTAGTTTTACAAGACATTAATGAAGAACTTTTATTAGAAACTGAGAAAGAATTCAAAGGAAAAGGCTTTAATGCCGTTGCTTTCAGAAGTGATGTTTCTAAGAAGAAAGAACAAGAAGAATTAGTACAATTTGCAGTAACAGAATTTGGTCAATTAGATGTTATGGTAAATAACGCCGGTGTTGATGCAGTAACGTCTATCTTAGAAATTGGAGAAGACGAACTAAAAAAACTTTTCAGCATTAATGTATTCGGTACGTTATTTGGTATTCAAGCAGCAGCAAAACAATTTATGAAACAAAACAGTAAAGGTAAAATTATTAACGCATGTAGTATTGCCGGACATGAATCTTATGAAGTGTTAGGTACGTATTCAGCTACTAAACATTCTGTACGTTCATTCACTCAAACAGCAGCCAAAGAGTTAGCAGATAAAGGTATTACAGTGAATGCTTATTGTCCAGGTATTGCAAAAACTAAAATGTGGGATCGTATTGATGAAGAAATGGTTAAACTTGATGATAGTCTTGAAATTGGTGATGCCTTTGCAGAATTTTCATCAGCGATTAAACTTGGAAGATACCAAGAGCCGACTGATGTTGCAAACTTAGTATCATTCTTAGCATCAAAGGATTCTAATTACATTACAGGACAATCTATCTTAACTGACGGTGGGTTAGTTTATAGATAA
- the cntK gene encoding histidine racemase CntK — protein sequence MEFSKYNPSGNTTILVYSKHHPSEYAKIANQLMATTHVCCEQVGFIESINYDDMEHYHLVMSGNELCGNATMSYIQYLNERLLLQHQQFQLKVSGCSHLVPCTVHNHQCYEVGMPQVQCVTRRRLKIAEQEWSAIEISYESYVHYVIACEDTSISLKQKVEEFVRHQSWHTQYKTVGVMLFQPQQQFLQPLIFIPEVQSLVWENGCGSGVASIGVYLNYQTKGAFEDYKVNQPDGSIRVTSSFSNEQGYQTSIKGQVSTVATGQAYIEQETMTQI from the coding sequence ATTGAATTTTCAAAGTATAATCCGTCGGGAAATACGACGATACTTGTTTATTCCAAACATCATCCAAGTGAGTACGCTAAGATTGCAAACCAGCTAATGGCAACGACACATGTATGTTGTGAACAAGTCGGCTTTATTGAATCAATCAATTATGATGATATGGAACATTACCATTTAGTAATGAGTGGCAATGAACTTTGTGGCAATGCCACGATGTCTTACATCCAGTATCTAAATGAACGATTGCTATTACAACACCAACAATTTCAGTTAAAAGTATCAGGATGCTCACATCTTGTGCCTTGTACCGTTCATAATCATCAATGTTATGAAGTAGGTATGCCACAGGTACAGTGTGTCACTCGAAGACGCTTAAAGATTGCTGAACAAGAATGGTCTGCCATAGAAATAAGCTATGAATCATACGTACATTACGTGATTGCCTGTGAAGACACTTCAATATCCTTAAAACAAAAAGTTGAAGAGTTCGTACGCCACCAATCATGGCATACGCAATATAAGACGGTTGGTGTGATGTTATTTCAACCACAGCAACAATTTTTACAGCCGTTAATATTTATACCTGAAGTACAAAGTTTAGTTTGGGAAAATGGCTGTGGCTCAGGTGTAGCATCAATTGGAGTATATCTAAATTATCAAACTAAGGGAGCATTCGAAGACTATAAAGTAAATCAACCTGACGGGAGTATACGAGTTACTTCTTCATTTTCTAATGAACAGGGATATCAAACATCGATTAAGGGTCAAGTTTCAACTGTCGCAACAGGACAAGCATATATAGAACAGGAGACGATGACACAAATATGA
- the opp1B gene encoding nickel/cobalt ABC transporter permease, producing the protein MFKFMLNRLALVFPLLIVVTFMTFMMTYLTNQDPAVTILHAQGIPNVMPQLIAETNEKYGLNQPILIQYKQWLFQTMQLKFGTSYITGDPVSERIGPAFLNTLKLTIILSITVMITSIIMGVVSALTSGMFADHIIRSVSFFLTTLPSYWIASILIIYVSVKMNLLPISGLTGPESYILPVFVITIVYAGIHFRNVRRSMIEQLNEDHVLYLKASGVPRIALLHHVLRNALQVAVSIFCMSIPMIMGGLVVIENVFAWPGLGPLSIKAITEQDFSVIQAYVLIVAVLFIVFNTLADMINALLNPRLREAIK; encoded by the coding sequence ATGTTTAAATTTATGCTAAATCGTCTTGCACTCGTGTTTCCTTTATTGATTGTAGTGACTTTTATGACATTTATGATGACGTATCTTACTAATCAAGATCCAGCTGTAACTATTTTACATGCACAAGGCATACCTAATGTTATGCCACAATTAATTGCAGAGACGAATGAGAAATATGGTTTAAACCAACCCATACTTATTCAGTATAAACAGTGGTTATTTCAAACGATGCAATTAAAATTTGGTACAAGTTATATCACAGGCGATCCAGTTTCTGAACGCATTGGGCCAGCATTTTTAAATACATTAAAGCTAACAATCATTTTAAGTATAACGGTAATGATAACGTCAATTATAATGGGCGTTGTGAGTGCTTTAACCAGTGGAATGTTTGCAGACCATATTATACGATCTGTGTCATTCTTTTTAACTACATTACCGTCCTATTGGATTGCTTCTATACTAATTATTTATGTGTCAGTGAAAATGAATCTTTTACCGATATCTGGCTTAACAGGTCCAGAAAGTTATATCTTACCAGTTTTCGTCATAACAATTGTCTATGCTGGTATTCATTTTAGAAATGTCAGACGTTCAATGATTGAACAATTGAATGAAGACCATGTGTTGTATTTAAAGGCAAGCGGTGTACCAAGAATCGCATTGTTACATCATGTTTTGCGTAATGCGTTGCAAGTAGCAGTATCAATATTTTGTATGTCTATACCAATGATTATGGGTGGATTAGTGGTGATAGAAAATGTCTTTGCGTGGCCAGGACTTGGCCCACTAAGTATTAAGGCGATTACTGAACAAGACTTCTCAGTAATTCAGGCGTATGTACTCATTGTCGCCGTGCTATTTATTGTTTTCAATACGTTAGCAGATATGATTAATGCATTGTTAAATCCTCGTTTAAGGGAGGCGATTAAATGA
- a CDS encoding response regulator transcription factor yields MRSTLLVVEDDEAILHLISVDLTMNTYKVITAKTGKEADFRIRTERPDIILLDLGLPDIDGLSLIQQIREVVDTPIIVISARTAEQTIVQALDYGANDYMTKPFNVDELRARIRVAMRISRASKSCQKNFVNGPLAINFDAKTVYFNNEPIHLTPNEFKLLDILCCHVGKVLTYKVLLKALYGYVNKSEMASLRVHMASLRKKLNYKQEEKKLIITHPRIGYQMQQLE; encoded by the coding sequence ATGAGATCTACACTTTTAGTCGTCGAAGATGATGAGGCCATACTTCATTTAATCAGTGTCGACTTAACTATGAATACTTATAAAGTCATTACTGCTAAAACTGGAAAGGAAGCAGATTTTCGTATTAGAACAGAGCGCCCGGATATTATTTTATTAGATTTAGGATTACCCGATATAGACGGTTTATCTTTAATTCAACAAATTAGAGAAGTTGTTGATACACCAATTATTGTCATCAGTGCACGTACAGCTGAACAGACTATTGTTCAAGCGTTAGATTATGGCGCAAACGACTATATGACGAAACCTTTTAACGTCGACGAATTGCGCGCACGTATTAGAGTGGCGATGCGCATCTCTAGAGCATCTAAATCTTGTCAAAAGAACTTTGTTAATGGTCCACTAGCAATTAATTTCGACGCTAAAACTGTTTATTTTAATAATGAACCCATTCATTTAACCCCAAATGAATTTAAATTATTGGATATCTTATGTTGTCATGTAGGCAAAGTATTAACATACAAAGTCTTATTAAAAGCATTGTATGGTTACGTTAATAAAAGTGAAATGGCGTCTTTACGAGTCCACATGGCGTCTTTACGAAAGAAGTTAAATTACAAACAAGAAGAGAAAAAACTTATTATTACACATCCAAGAATAGGCTATCAAATGCAACAATTAGAATAA
- a CDS encoding sensor histidine kinase yields the protein MESFHKERGKLTIYLGYSPGVGKTYEMLSNGRDLFKEDVDIKIGYIEPHQRPETNALVKQLPEIITSSRKFGSHTFQYIDVEKIIDAHPDIVLIDELAHSNISKNRHRKRYMDIEEILSHGIDVWTTLNIQHIESLSGQIALMTGVQVSERVPDQFIMSADAYEVVDISPNMLIQRLKAGKVYKKERLETAFSNFFTYENLTELRELTLRTVADIMSQKEQQYKTKHTDITPHIAVAVSGSIHNERVIREARRAAYKEHAKFTAVYIDVFESPSDNRSQDHYVHKNLMLAQSLGAEIKILYAQDIAKALTDWCDSVFVTKLVLGQSEKTQWTELLKKTLIEQINATPHHFKLEIVPKHYIHSEKQSIVQTHAQSQSYTALYVDIVKMIVIQILCVLVGMWIFDVYHNESSVMILLIFFIGIIVLSIWTQSYLIGFFASILNVFVFSYFFTVPRFTLEMYRFEYPITFTTSIFASIFTSAILKNLKRQHALTERQLYRTNIMLQFNQSIKESYSIMKLLNIAGNQIHQLLHQDVTVFLIQSKKVAETSHFGNRGHTNSDKSEDAETLSWVIENECRAGRLTDTFPGSKYLCIPIGTEPVKGIISIQFNNDDYIDTYDNSILDSMLNDITLAVENVYLLKQTRQSMLKAEREATRSNFLHSISHDIRTPLTSIMGNLDMLNYHDMQLNQYEKSNLLIASYNEAQYLYTLVTNILSLTRLESTDIHIQRTPYLVEELLEEFEQELIRRHQDYKVNIKNETAMVLIDIDSKLILQVLFNLVDNALKHAEATSPITLYVQQQQSKVKFEMKDLGQGVSEEERRLIFNPFYSGNDFKDNKKDSLGLGLYLVQLILKQHNSQLAYQPNEPHGSNFYFYLNIHQIDLEV from the coding sequence ATGGAAAGTTTTCATAAAGAAAGAGGAAAACTAACTATTTATCTAGGCTACAGTCCTGGAGTCGGCAAAACGTATGAAATGTTATCAAATGGTAGGGATTTATTTAAAGAAGATGTCGATATTAAAATTGGCTATATTGAACCACATCAACGTCCAGAGACAAATGCTTTAGTCAAACAATTGCCAGAAATTATAACTTCTAGTCGTAAATTTGGTAGTCATACTTTCCAATATATCGACGTTGAAAAAATCATAGATGCCCACCCTGACATTGTACTTATTGATGAATTAGCTCATTCTAATATCTCTAAGAATAGACATAGGAAACGTTATATGGATATTGAAGAAATCCTTTCACATGGTATTGATGTTTGGACTACCCTCAATATTCAGCATATCGAAAGTTTAAGTGGACAAATTGCTTTAATGACAGGTGTTCAAGTCTCTGAGAGAGTACCCGATCAATTTATTATGTCTGCAGATGCTTATGAGGTCGTAGATATTTCACCAAACATGTTAATTCAACGTTTAAAAGCTGGAAAAGTTTATAAAAAGGAACGCTTAGAAACAGCGTTTTCAAACTTTTTTACTTATGAAAATCTCACAGAACTACGTGAACTTACACTTAGGACTGTGGCTGATATCATGAGCCAGAAAGAACAGCAATATAAAACGAAGCATACTGATATCACACCACATATTGCAGTGGCTGTAAGTGGAAGCATTCATAATGAACGTGTCATCCGTGAAGCAAGACGTGCTGCATATAAAGAGCATGCTAAATTCACTGCAGTCTATATAGATGTGTTTGAGTCCCCTTCTGATAATAGGAGTCAGGACCATTACGTGCATAAGAATTTAATGCTTGCGCAATCCTTAGGGGCCGAAATTAAAATACTTTATGCACAAGATATTGCTAAAGCTCTAACAGATTGGTGTGATAGCGTCTTTGTTACAAAGTTAGTCTTAGGCCAATCAGAAAAAACACAATGGACAGAATTGCTCAAAAAGACCCTAATAGAACAAATTAATGCCACACCTCATCATTTCAAGTTAGAGATTGTGCCAAAGCATTACATTCATTCTGAAAAACAAAGTATCGTGCAAACACACGCTCAATCGCAGTCCTATACCGCTCTATATGTAGATATTGTCAAAATGATTGTGATTCAAATTTTGTGTGTATTGGTAGGAATGTGGATATTCGATGTCTATCACAACGAATCAAGTGTAATGATTTTACTCATATTCTTTATTGGTATCATCGTATTATCCATATGGACTCAATCATATTTAATTGGATTTTTTGCCTCCATATTAAATGTATTTGTCTTTAGTTATTTTTTTACTGTGCCAAGATTCACTTTAGAGATGTATCGCTTTGAATATCCTATTACATTTACAACAAGCATCTTTGCGAGCATTTTTACAAGTGCAATTTTAAAAAATTTAAAACGTCAGCATGCACTAACTGAACGACAATTATATAGGACGAATATTATGTTGCAATTTAACCAATCGATTAAAGAGTCATATTCCATCATGAAGTTGCTGAATATTGCAGGCAATCAAATTCACCAACTATTACATCAAGATGTAACCGTATTTTTGATTCAATCAAAAAAAGTGGCAGAAACCTCCCACTTCGGAAATAGAGGACACACCAATTCAGATAAATCAGAAGATGCTGAAACTTTGAGTTGGGTTATTGAAAATGAATGTCGTGCTGGAAGACTTACTGATACATTTCCAGGTAGTAAATATTTGTGTATTCCAATTGGTACTGAACCTGTTAAAGGAATCATATCTATTCAGTTCAATAATGATGATTATATCGATACGTATGATAATTCAATATTAGATTCAATGCTCAATGATATTACTCTTGCAGTAGAAAATGTTTATTTACTTAAACAAACAAGACAGTCTATGTTGAAAGCTGAACGAGAAGCTACACGCTCCAACTTCTTGCATTCCATATCACATGATATTAGAACACCTCTGACCTCAATCATGGGTAATTTAGATATGTTAAATTATCATGATATGCAATTAAATCAATATGAAAAATCTAATTTATTAATTGCTTCTTACAATGAAGCACAATATTTATATACACTTGTGACCAATATTTTGTCTTTAACAAGATTAGAAAGTACAGACATTCACATTCAACGTACACCATATCTAGTTGAAGAGTTATTAGAAGAATTTGAACAGGAGTTGATACGTAGACATCAAGATTACAAAGTTAACATTAAAAATGAAACAGCAATGGTACTTATTGATATAGATAGTAAACTCATCTTGCAAGTATTATTTAATCTAGTCGATAATGCATTAAAACATGCAGAAGCAACTTCACCAATCACACTGTATGTTCAACAACAGCAGTCTAAAGTCAAATTTGAAATGAAAGATTTAGGGCAAGGTGTGTCTGAAGAAGAACGTCGATTAATCTTTAATCCCTTCTATTCAGGTAATGACTTTAAAGACAATAAGAAAGATAGTCTTGGCTTAGGATTGTACTTAGTACAACTCATTTTAAAACAACATAATAGTCAATTAGCATACCAGCCCAACGAACCACATGGAAGTAACTTTTATTTTTACTTAAATATTCATCAAATAGATTTGGAGGTATAA
- the kdpA gene encoding potassium-transporting ATPase subunit KdpA, with product MSIVLFLIIFIVLAYIVSRYLYSVALIMPTKSDIIFEPIEKFIYQFIGTKLEHMSGKTYLKHFLCFNGLMGTLSFILLSLQQWLFLNPNHNLNQSLSLTINTIVSFMTNTNLQHYTGETGVSYFTQMGVITFLMFTSAASGYAVCIAMLRRLTGMTDVIGNFYQDMTRFIIRVLIPFAFILSLFLMSQGTPQTFKGNLVIETLTGVKQTIAYGPIASLEAIKHIGTNGGGFLGANSSTPFENPTYLSNYAEALAMMLIPGSLVLLFGRMLKTKKQVHPHATMIFIAMFTLFVVFLTACICFEFAGNPILHHLGIHGGNMEGKETRFGVGLSALFTTITTAFTTGSVNNMHDSLTPLGGIVPMLLMMLNAVFGGEGVGLMNMLIYVMLTVFICSLMIGKTPSYLGMKIEGREMKLIALSFLVHPLLILIFSALAFIVPGAANALSNPQFHGVSQVLYEFSSSSANNGSGFEGLQDNTPFWNISTAIVMLLARYVPIVLQLLIVSSLVNKKTYQHHTQDVPINNLFFSSVLIIFIVLLSGLTFLPDLMLGPIGEQLLLHAK from the coding sequence GTGAGTATTGTACTTTTTTTAATTATCTTTATCGTACTCGCATACATTGTTAGTAGATATTTATATTCAGTGGCATTAATCATGCCTACCAAATCTGACATTATCTTTGAACCAATAGAGAAGTTCATTTATCAATTTATAGGAACAAAATTAGAGCATATGTCAGGAAAGACTTACTTAAAGCATTTTTTGTGTTTTAATGGATTGATGGGAACGTTATCATTTATATTACTGTCACTTCAACAATGGCTGTTCTTAAATCCTAATCATAATTTAAATCAATCTTTATCATTAACAATCAACACGATTGTTTCATTTATGACTAATACCAATCTGCAACATTATACAGGTGAGACAGGGGTCAGTTATTTCACTCAAATGGGCGTGATTACATTTTTGATGTTCACGTCTGCTGCTTCTGGATATGCAGTGTGTATTGCGATGTTGCGAAGATTAACAGGTATGACAGATGTGATTGGTAATTTCTATCAAGATATGACGCGCTTTATTATTCGTGTGTTAATTCCTTTCGCGTTTATCTTAAGTTTATTTTTGATGAGCCAAGGAACACCGCAAACATTTAAGGGTAATTTGGTTATTGAAACACTAACAGGAGTTAAACAAACTATTGCTTATGGGCCAATTGCGTCACTTGAAGCTATTAAACATATTGGAACGAATGGCGGAGGATTTTTAGGTGCGAACTCATCTACACCTTTTGAAAATCCAACGTACTTATCAAATTATGCCGAAGCCTTAGCTATGATGTTGATACCAGGTTCATTAGTTCTGTTATTTGGCAGAATGTTAAAAACTAAAAAGCAAGTTCATCCTCATGCCACAATGATCTTTATTGCGATGTTTACTTTATTCGTCGTCTTTTTAACTGCGTGTATATGTTTTGAATTTGCAGGTAATCCAATCTTACATCATTTAGGTATTCACGGTGGCAATATGGAAGGTAAAGAAACACGATTTGGTGTCGGTTTGTCAGCTCTATTTACGACTATCACAACTGCGTTTACTACAGGTAGTGTTAACAATATGCATGATAGTTTAACACCTCTAGGCGGTATTGTGCCAATGTTATTAATGATGTTAAATGCTGTTTTCGGTGGAGAAGGCGTTGGTCTCATGAACATGTTGATTTATGTCATGTTAACTGTCTTTATTTGTAGCCTGATGATTGGTAAAACTCCTAGCTATTTAGGTATGAAAATAGAAGGTAGAGAGATGAAATTAATTGCTCTGTCATTTCTAGTTCATCCACTGTTGATCTTAATCTTTTCAGCATTAGCATTTATCGTGCCTGGAGCAGCCAATGCGCTATCTAACCCACAGTTTCACGGAGTATCACAAGTGTTGTATGAGTTCTCATCATCATCTGCCAACAATGGCTCAGGATTTGAAGGCTTACAAGATAATACGCCATTTTGGAATATCTCAACAGCGATTGTGATGTTACTTGCGCGATATGTGCCAATTGTTTTGCAACTGTTGATTGTCTCAAGCTTAGTGAATAAAAAAACGTACCAACATCACACCCAAGACGTACCTATTAATAATTTATTCTTTAGCAGTGTGTTAATTATTTTTATTGTTTTACTTAGCGGTTTGACTTTCTTGCCTGACTTAATGCTCGGACCAATTGGAGAGCAGCTATTGCTGCATGCTAAATAG
- a CDS encoding K(+)-transporting ATPase subunit B, translating to MTETTKIFESTLVKQALKESILKLNPVYMVKNPIMFVVEVGMILSLVLTFIPNLFSHENVSRGYLFSIFIVLLLTLIFANFSEALAEGRGKAQANALRQTQTEMKARLILEDGQYQTIDASDLKKGDIVRVETGEQIPNDGVVIKGLATVDESAITGESAPVIKESGGDFTNVIGGTSVASDWLEIEITSDPGHSFLDKMIQLVEGATRKKAPNEIALFTLLMTLTIIFLVVILTMYPLAEFLHFHLSIAMLIALTVCLIPTTIGGLLSAIGIAGMDRVTQFNILAKSGRSVETCGDVNVLILDKTGTITYGNRMADEFIPVASSNYQHLVIAAYESSVADDTPEGRSIVKLAEQQDTDLPQEEGEYYPFTAETRMSGVKFAYREVYKGAPNSMIKRVKEVGGNIPEDLDEHINQVSKKGGTPLVVIENNEILGVIYLKDVIKDGLVERFQELREMGIETVMCTGDNALTAATIAKEAGVDRFIAECKPEDKIKVIREEQAKGHIVAMTGDGTNDAPALAEANVGLAMNSGTMSAKEAANLIDLDSNPTKLMEVVLIGKQLLMTRGSLTTFSIANDIAKYFAILPAMFMVAMPEMNRLNIMHLHSSESAVLSALIFNALIIVSLIPIAMKGVKFKGASTQTILTKNMLVYGIGGMIVPFIGIKLIDLIMQFFV from the coding sequence ATGACTGAAACTACAAAAATATTTGAATCCACATTGGTCAAACAGGCTTTAAAAGAAAGTATTTTAAAATTAAATCCAGTATATATGGTGAAAAATCCTATCATGTTTGTAGTAGAGGTGGGAATGATACTTTCATTAGTACTTACCTTCATTCCAAATTTGTTTAGTCATGAAAATGTGTCACGTGGCTATTTGTTTAGCATTTTCATCGTTTTGTTGTTGACACTTATTTTTGCGAATTTCTCAGAAGCGTTAGCAGAAGGACGTGGAAAAGCACAGGCTAATGCCTTGCGACAAACACAAACAGAAATGAAAGCACGCTTAATCTTAGAGGATGGTCAATATCAAACAATCGATGCGAGCGATTTAAAAAAAGGTGACATCGTACGTGTTGAAACGGGTGAACAAATTCCAAATGATGGGGTTGTTATAAAGGGGCTAGCCACTGTTGATGAATCCGCGATAACAGGAGAATCAGCACCTGTCATTAAAGAGAGTGGTGGCGATTTCACTAATGTTATTGGAGGCACGTCTGTAGCATCTGACTGGCTTGAAATTGAAATTACTTCAGATCCTGGACATTCTTTCTTAGACAAAATGATTCAGTTAGTTGAAGGTGCAACAAGAAAGAAAGCACCGAATGAAATAGCACTTTTCACGCTATTAATGACATTAACTATTATTTTTTTAGTGGTTATTTTAACAATGTATCCGTTAGCAGAATTTCTACATTTTCATTTGTCTATTGCGATGTTAATTGCATTAACGGTGTGTTTAATTCCAACTACAATTGGTGGTTTATTATCGGCTATTGGTATTGCTGGAATGGATCGGGTAACACAATTTAACATTTTAGCGAAAAGCGGTCGTTCAGTAGAAACATGTGGCGATGTTAATGTCTTGATTCTAGATAAAACTGGTACGATTACTTATGGTAATCGCATGGCTGATGAATTTATTCCAGTGGCATCATCAAACTATCAGCATTTAGTTATAGCAGCATATGAAAGTTCAGTCGCTGATGATACACCAGAGGGACGTAGCATTGTGAAACTAGCTGAACAACAAGATACTGATTTGCCTCAAGAAGAAGGAGAATACTATCCATTTACCGCTGAAACACGTATGAGTGGTGTAAAATTTGCATATCGTGAAGTGTATAAAGGGGCGCCCAATAGCATGATTAAAAGGGTGAAAGAAGTGGGTGGAAATATCCCTGAAGATTTAGATGAACACATTAATCAAGTGTCTAAAAAAGGTGGTACACCTTTAGTTGTTATAGAAAATAATGAAATATTGGGCGTCATTTATTTAAAAGATGTGATTAAAGATGGTTTAGTCGAACGCTTCCAAGAGTTACGTGAAATGGGTATCGAAACAGTGATGTGCACTGGAGATAACGCTTTAACTGCAGCAACAATTGCTAAAGAAGCAGGGGTTGATCGCTTTATTGCTGAATGTAAACCAGAAGATAAAATCAAAGTCATCAGAGAAGAGCAAGCGAAAGGACATATTGTGGCGATGACCGGAGATGGAACGAACGATGCTCCTGCTTTAGCAGAAGCGAATGTTGGATTGGCAATGAATTCTGGTACGATGAGTGCCAAGGAAGCGGCTAATTTAATTGATTTAGATTCAAATCCAACTAAATTAATGGAAGTTGTATTGATTGGTAAACAGTTATTAATGACAAGAGGATCGTTGACAACATTTAGTATTGCAAATGACATAGCGAAATACTTTGCAATCTTACCAGCTATGTTTATGGTTGCCATGCCAGAAATGAATCGCTTAAATATTATGCATTTACATTCATCAGAATCGGCGGTGTTATCGGCATTAATTTTCAATGCATTGATTATTGTGTCACTAATTCCGATTGCGATGAAAGGTGTTAAATTTAAAGGTGCTTCAACACAAACGATATTAACTAAAAATATGTTGGTCTATGGTATAGGTGGCATGATTGTACCATTTATCGGTATTAAATTAATTGATTTAATCATGCAATTCTTTGTGTAA
- the kdpC gene encoding potassium-transporting ATPase subunit KdpC: protein MQMIRKSFGLVFIMFILCGFIYPLIVTAAGQVIFSHQSNGSLVKQDGKVIGSKLIGQQWTSPKYFHGRPSAVNYNMNEQQVLYNNGPTSGGSNFANSNPALKQRVKDMIQHDGKHLTNDAVTASGSGLDPDITVENAKQQVARIAKARGIKKSEISHIIQQHKQFSPMTQDYVNVLKMNIALDHLK, encoded by the coding sequence GTGCAAATGATAAGAAAGAGCTTTGGACTTGTATTTATCATGTTTATATTGTGTGGTTTTATTTACCCATTAATTGTCACAGCAGCTGGTCAAGTCATTTTTTCACATCAATCAAATGGTAGCCTAGTGAAACAAGATGGCAAAGTGATTGGTTCAAAACTTATTGGCCAACAATGGACGAGTCCAAAATATTTTCACGGTCGGCCAAGTGCTGTGAATTACAATATGAATGAACAACAAGTGTTATATAATAATGGACCAACATCAGGAGGATCTAATTTTGCTAATTCCAACCCTGCTTTAAAACAAAGAGTCAAAGATATGATTCAGCATGACGGTAAACATCTTACAAATGATGCAGTGACTGCTTCAGGTTCTGGACTAGATCCAGATATTACCGTAGAAAATGCGAAGCAACAAGTGGCACGTATTGCTAAAGCAAGAGGTATTAAAAAGTCTGAAATCAGTCACATCATCCAACAACATAAACAATTCTCTCCAATGACACAGGATTATGTTAATGTATTGAAAATGAATATAGCCCTAGACCATTTGAAATAG